Genomic window (Streptomyces sp. LX-29):
GGGTGCTCTCCCTCATGCAGATGGTCAAGACCGCCCAGGCGCTGGCCGAGCTGGACGACGCGGGGATCCTGGTGATCTCGCTGATCACCGACCCCACCTACGGGGGCGTGGCCGCTTCCTTCGCCACGCTCGCCGATGTCATCGTCGCGGAGCCCGGCGCACGGATGGGGTTCGCCGGGCCCCGCGTCATCGAGCAGACCACCGGCGAACAACTGCCGGAGGGCTTCCAGACCGCGGAGTTCCTGCTGGAGCACGGCATGGTCGACGACGTCGTCCCCCGCTCCGCGCTCCGCGGCACCCTCGCCCGACTGCTGCGCACCGGCGGTCCGGCGACGCGGCTCGCCACCCCGGTCGGCGAGGTCGCCGACGTCGGCGACCCCGCTGACGTCGCTGACGTCGCTGACGTCGCTGACCCCGCTGACGTCGCTGACCGGAGTGTCCCGCGCGACGACCGCCCGGCCGACGGGGCGACCGGGCCGCGATCCGCCGGCACGACGGCCGCCGACGACCGCGCCAGGGACGGCGGTTGCGGAACCGAGCGGGATACCGAACGCGGCACACCCGGCGGACGGGACGGCGCGACCGACGAGACCGGCGTACGGGGGGAGGCCGGCTCCCGCCTCGTCCTCAAGGACGTCATTCCCCGCGCCGAGGCGCGGCGCGCCGAGCGCGTGGTGGTGGTGCGGGCGCCGGAGGAGGTGGCGGCGCTGGACTCGTGGCAGGCGGTGCGGCTGGCCCGACACCCGGACCGGCCCACGACGCTGGACTACGCCGGACATCTGCTGGACGACTTCCACGAACTGCACGGCGACCGGCTCGCGGAGGACTGCACCTCCATCGTCGGCGGGCCGGGGCGGCTGGGCGGGCGTCCGGTGATGCTGATCGGCCATCACAAGGGCGGCCCGGACCTGGCCGAGCGGCAGCGCCGCAAGTTCGGCATGCCCAACCCCGGCGGCTACCGCAAGGCTGCCCGACTGATGCGGATGGCCGCCAAGCTGCGGCTGCCGCTGGTCACGCTGATCGACACGCCCGGGGCCCATCCCGGGCAGGACGCGGAGCGGCGCGGGCAGGCCGTGGCCATCGCGGAGAACCTGCGGCTGATGTCCCGGCTGCCGGTGCCCATCGTCTCCGTCCTCATCGGCGAGGGCGGCAGTGGCGGCGCGCTGGCACTGGCCGTGGCCGACCGGGTGCTGGTCAGCGCCAACGGCGTCTACTCGGTGATCAGCCCCGAGGGGTGCGCGGCCATCCTGTGGAAGGACCCGCAGGCCGCGCCCACCGCCGCCGCCGCGCTGCGGGTCCAGGCGCAGGAACTGCTGCGCCTCGGCGTCGTCGACGGCGTCGTCCCGGAGCCGCCGGACGGCGCCCACCGCGACCACGCAGAGGCCGCCGCCCTGGTGGGCCGGGCGCTGTCGGCGGCCCTCGACGAGCTGGTGCCGTGGCACACGGACCGGCTCCTGACCGCGCGCCGCGGCCGGTTCCACCGCTTCGGCGTCGCCGCACACGCACACACCAGCGGAGGCACATCGTGACGACCCACAACGACCGGATGGCGATGGCAGCGGAGCATCCGGAGAACGGCCATGTGCCGGGCGTGTTGGTATCGCTCGCCCACGGCACCCTGGACGCGGTGTGCCACAGCGTCGCGGAGCTGGTGCGGGCCTCCCGACAGCAGCCGGTGCGGATCCGGCTGCAGCACGGCCAGACCACCGTCGAGGTGGAGTGGCCCGGCGCGGCGGACGGCCGGGGCACGGCGGACGGCCCGGGCGCGGCGGCGCGGCCGGCGGCGGACCCGGTCGACACGGCGGGGCCCACCGGCGGCCCCGACGACGCCCCGCTCCAGGACACCGCGACGTACATCTGCGCCCCCACCGTCGGCACCTTCTACCACTCCCCCGAGCCCGGCGCCCCGCCGTTCGTCTCGGTCGGCGACACGGTGCGACCCGGCCAGTCGGTCGGGATCCTCGAGGTGATGAAGATGATGAGCCCGGTGGAGGCGACGGTGGCCGGCCGGGTGACGGAGATCGTCGCGGCGGACGGACAGCCGGTGGAGTTCCAACAGCGGCTCATCCGCGTCGAGCCGCTCACGGAGGCGCACACGGAGGCCGACGCGGGACAGCGCGCGGACCACCACACGCCCGGCCGACCCGCCGGGCCCGGCGGAAACGGCGCCGGCGGCGCGGAGAGGTGATTCCGATGTTCTCCACGGTCCTGGTGGCGAACCGGGGCGAGATCGCCCTGCGGGTGGTTCGCGCCTGTCATGAACTCGGCATGCGTAGCATCGCCGTCTACTCCACCGCCGACCGCGACTCGGCGGCCGTCCGGCTCGCCGACGAGGCGGTGCACATCGGCCCACCGCAGGCCAAGGGGAGCTATCTGAGCGTGCCGGCCATCATCGAGGCCGCGCTGCGCACCGGCGCCCAGGCCATCCACCCCGGCTACGGCTTCCTGTCCGAGGACCCCGACTTCGCCGAGATCTGCGAGGCCCACGGGATCACCTTCATCGGCCCGTCCCCCCAGGTGATGCAGCAACTCGGCGACAAGGCGTCGGCCCGTGCGCTGATGGCCACGGCCGGGCTGCCGGTGCTGCCGGGCTCGACCGGGGCGCTCTCCTCGGCCGCCGAGGCCAAGGAGGTCGCGCAGCAGGTCGGCTATCCGGTGATCCTCAAGGCGGTGGCGGGCGGCGGCGGCCGCGGCATGGCCGTGGTGCGCGAGCCCGACGCGCTGATGCGGGCCTTCCAGCAGACCCGGGCGCACGCCCGAGCGGTCTTCGGCGACGACCGGCTCTACCTGGAGCGGTTCGTGGAGCACGCCCGCCATGTGGAGGTGCAGGTGCTGTGCGACCGGCACGGGAACGCCCTCCACCTCGGGGAGCGGGACTGCTCCGTGCAGCGACGGCACCAGAAGCTGGTGGAGGAGGCCCCGGCGCCCAACCTTCCGGAGGAGGTGCGTGAGGAGCTGTGCGCGGCCGCGGTGCGCGGCGCTGAGGCGGTGGGCTACGTCGGCGCGGGCACCTTCGAGTTCGTCCTCGCGCCGTCCTACGCGTTCCATCTGATGGAGATCAACTGCCGACTCCAGGTCGAGCACCCGGTCACCGAGATGGTCACCGGCATCGACATCGTCCGCGAGCAGCTCCTGATCGCCGCCGGGCAGCCGCTGACCATGCGCCAGGAGGACGTGCGGCGGCGGGGGGTGGCCGTGGAGTGTCGGGTGAACGCCGAGGATCCGGCGCGCGACTTCGTCCCGGCTCCGGGGCGGCTGACCGAGTTCGTCCCGCCCGGCGGCCCCTTCGTGCGCGTGGACACCCACGCCTTCCCTGGCTGGCGGGTGGGCCCGGACTACGACTCGCTGCTCGCCAAGACCGTGGTCTGGGCGCCCGACCGCGAGCAGGCGCTGGCCCGCATGGACCGGGCGCTGGGCGAGTTCCGGGTCAGCGGCGAGGGCGTCACGACCACCCTGGGCTTTCTGCGTCGCACCCTGGCACGCCCGGAGTTCCGGTCCGCGACCCACACCACCGGGCTGATCGGCAGCTGACGCGGCCGGCCCCGTGGGGCCGCTCAGGTGACCCACCGTCAGGCGTCCGGTGAATCAACCGGGTGACGACGCGCCGGTTCACCACCCGAAGGGATGACACCCCCACCCGAATGCGACACCGTCCAGTGGCGGACGGGTCTGAAGTGGCTGACGGTGAGGAGAGCGACTCCGCGATCCTTATTACTGACATATGGTCAGTAATCGCCCGGAGCGCCGGAAGGAATAACCATGCGTTCCACTCGCACTCTCATCGCTGGAGCGGTTCTCGGCACCGCCCTGACCCTGGGTGCCCCCGCCGCAGCGTTCGCGGACGCCTGGGACGGCGGCCATGGCGGCTACTCCCACGGCTATGACGACGACTCGTGGAAGGACAAGGGCGGCAAGAAGGACGACCACGGGTACGGCAAGGACGACTACGGCTACAAGGACGACTACGGCCACGGCAAGGACGACTACGGCCACGGTAAGGACGACTACGGCAAGGACCACGGGGGCTACAAGGACGACTACGGAGACAAGGGGGGCCACGGCTACAAGGACGACTACGGGCACGGCAAGGACGACTACGGCCACGGTAAGGACGACTACGGCCACGGCAAGGACGACCACGGCTACAAGGACGACTACGGCCACGGCAAGGACGACTACGGCCACAAGGACGACCACGGCGGTGGCTACGGCCACGGCAAGGACGACTACGGCCACAAGGGCGACCACGGTGGCGGCTACGGCCACAAGGACGACTACGGCCACGGCAAGGACGACTACGGCCACAAGGGCGACCACGGCGGTGGCTACGGCCACAAGGACGACTACGGCCACGGCAAGGACGACTACGGCTACAAGGACAACAGCTGGAAGGGTCACCACAAGCCGCACGGCGGTGTCCACACCGGTGGCGGCGGCATGGCCCTCAACAGCGGTGGCGGCATGGCCGCCGGTGCCGTCCTGCTCCTCGGCGGGCTGGGCGCGGGCGCGTACGTCCTGCGCCGGCGCACCCCCGCGGGCAAGGCGGTCTGACGGGGCGCCACTCGGCACGACCTGCCGTGGCCACCGCCGTTCGGCGGCGGTGGCCACGGCGCTGTGGCGCTCTCAGGGACCGCCCCGCTCCCCGGTCGCCGGCCCCCGGCGGCCGGGCCCGCCCGCGGGGCCCAGAGAAAGGCAACGCTGAATGGATTACCAGAAGTCTTCGCGGCACCCGGTCCAGGTGCAGGCCGCCCTCTCGCCGCTGTCCCCGCAGCCCCCGAAGGGCCGCGACTCCAACACCCGTGTCCTGCGCTGGGCCGCCGCGGCGTCCCTCGTGGGCGCGCTGCTCATCTACAACTCGGTGGACGCGTCCTCCGAGCCCTCTCCGGCGACCACCCCGGTGCAGAAGCCGCAGGCCGCCCCCGCTCCGTCGGCGTCCAAGCAGCAGGCGCCGGAGGCGCCGCCGGCGGCGGCCGCGCTGCCCACCGCGCCCAGCGGCCCCTCCGCGGGCCCGCGCGGGCCCGCCCTACCGCGCTCCGCACCGACGCGGTTGCAGATCCCCGCGGTGGGTATCGACGCCCCCTTCACCGACCTGAAGCTGAACCAGGCGAGCGGGGAGCTCAACGCCCCGCCCGCGGACGACAACAACCTCGTCGGCTGGTTCGTCGACGGCGCCTCCCCCGGCGAGCGCGGCAACGCGATCGTCGCCGGGCACGTGGACACCAAGACCGGGCCGGCGGTGTTCTTCCCGCTCAGCTCGCTGAAGAAAGGCAACAAGGTCACCATCACCCGCAACGACGGCATCGTGGCCAGCTTCGTCGTGGACAAGATCGACACCTTCGCCAAGAACGCCTTCCCCAACGACCTGGTCTACGGGGACACCAACGACGCCCAGCTACGCCTGATCACCTGCGGGGGCGCCTACGACCACAACGTCAAGGACTACACCGCCAACGTCGTCGTCTTCGCCCACCTCGACTCGTTCAAGTGGACGTGAGCCGGGGCGCCCCGGCGGTTCGGGGCACCCCGGCGACACGACGCGCGTGACGGCCCCCGGCCTGCGCGTGACGGCCCTCAGCGGCCGACGAACAAACAGAACAGCGCGTGGACGGACGCCAAGCACGGGGACGGACACGCCACAGGCCTGAGGCCCGGCTTCGCGCCGGGCCTCAGGCCTTCCGCGGGGACCGTCCGCACGCCCCACGGCGACCGACCGCCTCAGCGGACGGGCACCGTGCCGTGGAAGGCGTGCAGATACGGGTTGACGGGCTGGATCTCACCGACCGTGATGCCGGCCTCCGTCATGCGCGCCACCAGGCTCTCGGTGGTGTGCTTGCGCCCGCCGACGTTGAGCAGCAACAGCAGGTCCATGGCCGTGGTGAACTTCATCGACGGACTGTCGTCGACGAGGTTCTCGACCACCACCACCCGGGCCCCGGGCCGCGCGGCAGCCACCACGTTGCGCAGCGTGCGGCGGGTGCTGTCGTCGTCCCACTCGAGGATGTTCTTGATGATGTAGAGGTCGGCGTCGACCGGGATCTCCTGCCGGGCGTCGCCGGGCACCAGCCGCACCCGGTCGGCCAGCGCGCCGCCCTCGCGCAGCCGGGGGTCGGCGCCGGCCACCACCTTGGGCAGGTCCAGCAGGGTGCCGCGCACGTCCGCGTGGCGCTCCAGCAGGCTGGCCAGCACATGGCCCTGGCCGCCGCCGATGTCCGCGACATGCCGCACCCCGGACAGGTCGAGCAGCGCCGCGACGTCCCGCGCCGACTGGGTGCTGGAGGTGGTCATGGCCCGGTCGAAGACGCGGGCCGAGTCCCCCGCGTCGTCGTGCAGGTAGCTGAAGAAGTCCTTGCCGTACAGCGTGTGGAAGACGTGGCCGCCGGAGCGCACCGCGTCGTCCAGCCGCGGCCATGCCTCCCAGGTCCACGGCTCCGTGCACCACAGGGCGATGTAGCGCAGGCTGTTGGGGGCGTCCTCGCGGAGCATCCGGGACATGTCGGTGTGGCAGAACCGGCCGTCCGCCGTCTCGGCGAAGATGCCGTGACAGGACAGGGCCCGCAGCAGCCGGCTGAGCGACTGCTGGTCGGTGTCGAGCCGCCGGGCCAGCTCGGCGGCGCCGACCGGTTCGTCGTCCATCTGGTCGGCGACTCCGAGCCGCGCCGCCGCGCGCACCGCCGCGGCGCGCGCCGCGCCGAAGACGATCTCGCGCAGCCGCATCGCGGACTGTGGCAGGGAGCCGGTGGGGTCCTGGCCGACGCCCTCCGTCGCCAGGGGCGGTGGGGACGGTGGCGGGCCGGTGGCGATCGTGGGGGTGGTGGTCGTCATGTCAGCACCGTCCGGCGGGGAGTGAGACTGCGCAGGTGTTGCGGGAGAAGGCGTTGCCCGGGCCCTTGTCCTGGTCGTGCAGGTCGGACGGGCGGTTGTCGAGCACGTCGTTGCGGTTGACGACGTTGTTGGCGTTGGGCGTGCCCACCTTGCTGCCGAACAGCACGATGCCGCCGGACATCGGGGAGTTACCCGAGTGGCTGACCACCCAGTTCTCGGTCACCACCGAGTCCTCCACGCCGGTGAGCAGGATGCCGGTTCCCTGGATGTGCTCCAGACGGGTGTTGGGCGGGCAGTAGCGGTTGTTCTTGTAGACGTCGTTGCGGCGCACCGTCAGCGCGCCCGCGCGGGGCTTGGACTCGTCGCCCACCAGGAAGATCCCGCCGCAGTTGTCGCTGACGTGGTTGGACTCTACGGAGAGCTGGCGCAGTCGTCGGACGGTGACGCCGATGCGGTTGCCGGTCAGCTGGTTGCCGCGGACGACGGTGCCCTTGGTGTCGATGGCGGCGCCCTCGGCGTTGCTCATGTTGGCCAGGAAGATGCCCGACTCGCCGTTGTCGCGGGCCTCGTTGTCCCGCAGCTCCGCGCGCGTCGACCGCTCCTGGCTGATGCCGTGGTGGCCGTTGTTGCGGGCCAGCACCCGACGGATGGTGGTCCGGTCGGTGTGGTTGGTGGCGATCCCGCTCTTGGCGAAGCCCTGGACGGTGAGCGAGCGGATCGTGACGTCGGTGACGGGCTTCTGGGCCGTTCCGGTGACGCAGATGCCGTTTCCGGCCTTGGCGCAGGCGGCCTCGGCCGTCTCGGCGGTCCCGTACGTCGGCGAGATGACGGTCTCCTCGCCCACCCCGCGGAGGGTCAGGTCGGAGACGGCGATGTCAATGCTCTCCCGGTAGGTGCCCGCCATGATCGTGATCGTGTCACCGGGCTTCGCGGCGTTCACGGCCGCTTGGATGGACTCTCCCGGATGAACGGTGTGCTGGGTGCCGGCCGGAGAGGCCCAGGCGGCTCCGGACTCCAGGACGAAGAGGACGGCGAAGGGTGCGAGGTACCGCACGTGTCGTATCTGCATGCCTGGAAACTATGGGCGTTTCTGGCGGTTCGCCACTTATGTTCCGCTGACCCCGCGGAGGCCGCCCGCTGACCCGCGGAGAACGCCTGCTGGCCGCGCGGAGGACGCCCTCCGCCCCACGGCGGAGCCCGGAACCCGCGCGTCACCCATACGCCGCACCCCTGACGGACGCGCCGTCAGCTCGACGGTCCTACGCCGCGCGCGTGACGTGCGCGGGGGCGGGGGTGGGGGCAGGGTGCGCGGGGTGGGCGGGCGCGCCGCCCGCCGTCCGACTCACTCCCCCGCGCCCCGCTCCGACCCGGACAGCTCCGCGAACACCGCCGCGAAGTCACGCAGGGCGTCGGCCACATGAGGGAGGCGCAGCGGATCGGGGGCGTCGAGGGCGCGCTGCCGCTGCTCGTCGGTGACGCCCAGGAGCGGGAGCACCGACAGCCGCGCGCGCAGCGCGGGCGGCGGGTCGCCGAACCGGTGACCGCCGGGCACCGGCCGGCCCAGCCGGCGACCGAGGTGGCGCTCCAGCTCCACCGAGTCCGTCACCCCGCGGGCCTCCAGCGCCTCACCCAGCTCGACGAAGTCGGCGTAGAGCCGGGTGCCGGCCCGTGGCGGGCGGCACAGCACGCCCGCGTCGGTGAGCGCACGGTACGCGGCTCCGGCGACCGCGCCGAAGGCACGGGCCGCGGCCGCCGTCCGGGCGCGCACCGCGGGCGGCTCCGCCAGGGCGAGCCCGGCCCCCGCGGCGACGGGCGCAGACAGCCGCGCCCCCAACGCGTCGAGGGTGGCCAGGGTTCCCGCACGTAGTTCGGCGCCGCGCGCGGTGGCGGGGAACCGGGCGAGGGCGACGGGCCAACCGGGCGGGGTGAGGGCGCCCGCCAGGTCGTTGAGCACGACCACCCGCTCGGGCAGCATCTCGGCCGGGCCGACCACCACCGTGTCGTGGGGATCGTGCACGGTGTCGCGCCAGGTCTCGTCGCTCACAATCAGCAGCCCCTCGCCCGCGGCCGCCTCGCACACCTCGTGCAGCAGCTCGGGCGGGGCGACCGTGCCCGTCGGGTCGTCGGCGACGGCCAGCACCAGCACCCGCGGCGCCCCGCCCTCCGCCCGCACCCGGCGCACCGTCTCCAGCAGCGCGAACGGATCGGGGACGCCGCCGCACTCGGCGGGGACGGCCGAGTGGTACGCGGGCCGGCCGGCCAGTCGCGCCAGCGGC
Coding sequences:
- a CDS encoding biotin/lipoyl-containing protein; translated protein: MTTHNDRMAMAAEHPENGHVPGVLVSLAHGTLDAVCHSVAELVRASRQQPVRIRLQHGQTTVEVEWPGAADGRGTADGPGAAARPAADPVDTAGPTGGPDDAPLQDTATYICAPTVGTFYHSPEPGAPPFVSVGDTVRPGQSVGILEVMKMMSPVEATVAGRVTEIVAADGQPVEFQQRLIRVEPLTEAHTEADAGQRADHHTPGRPAGPGGNGAGGAER
- a CDS encoding class F sortase, producing the protein MDYQKSSRHPVQVQAALSPLSPQPPKGRDSNTRVLRWAAAASLVGALLIYNSVDASSEPSPATTPVQKPQAAPAPSASKQQAPEAPPAAAALPTAPSGPSAGPRGPALPRSAPTRLQIPAVGIDAPFTDLKLNQASGELNAPPADDNNLVGWFVDGASPGERGNAIVAGHVDTKTGPAVFFPLSSLKKGNKVTITRNDGIVASFVVDKIDTFAKNAFPNDLVYGDTNDAQLRLITCGGAYDHNVKDYTANVVVFAHLDSFKWT
- a CDS encoding acetyl-CoA carboxylase carboxyltransferase subunit alpha, whose amino-acid sequence is MVETADRPARGTPDWVRCEQCAALVYGKRFARTLRVCPDCGWHSPLTAHARLEQLLDPGSASPVDGAEPVHDPLGFVDTRPYPERLDDARQRTGLREAVVCAVGRIEEQPVVAAVMDFRFLGGSLGCGVGALITEAARTSLRRRIPLLIVTASGGARMQEGVLSLMQMVKTAQALAELDDAGILVISLITDPTYGGVAASFATLADVIVAEPGARMGFAGPRVIEQTTGEQLPEGFQTAEFLLEHGMVDDVVPRSALRGTLARLLRTGGPATRLATPVGEVADVGDPADVADVADVADPADVADRSVPRDDRPADGATGPRSAGTTAADDRARDGGCGTERDTERGTPGGRDGATDETGVRGEAGSRLVLKDVIPRAEARRAERVVVVRAPEEVAALDSWQAVRLARHPDRPTTLDYAGHLLDDFHELHGDRLAEDCTSIVGGPGRLGGRPVMLIGHHKGGPDLAERQRRKFGMPNPGGYRKAARLMRMAAKLRLPLVTLIDTPGAHPGQDAERRGQAVAIAENLRLMSRLPVPIVSVLIGEGGSGGALALAVADRVLVSANGVYSVISPEGCAAILWKDPQAAPTAAAALRVQAQELLRLGVVDGVVPEPPDGAHRDHAEAAALVGRALSAALDELVPWHTDRLLTARRGRFHRFGVAAHAHTSGGTS
- a CDS encoding methyltransferase is translated as MRLREIVFGAARAAAVRAAARLGVADQMDDEPVGAAELARRLDTDQQSLSRLLRALSCHGIFAETADGRFCHTDMSRMLREDAPNSLRYIALWCTEPWTWEAWPRLDDAVRSGGHVFHTLYGKDFFSYLHDDAGDSARVFDRAMTTSSTQSARDVAALLDLSGVRHVADIGGGQGHVLASLLERHADVRGTLLDLPKVVAGADPRLREGGALADRVRLVPGDARQEIPVDADLYIIKNILEWDDDSTRRTLRNVVAAARPGARVVVVENLVDDSPSMKFTTAMDLLLLLNVGGRKHTTESLVARMTEAGITVGEIQPVNPYLHAFHGTVPVR
- the accC gene encoding acetyl-CoA carboxylase biotin carboxylase subunit, which translates into the protein MFSTVLVANRGEIALRVVRACHELGMRSIAVYSTADRDSAAVRLADEAVHIGPPQAKGSYLSVPAIIEAALRTGAQAIHPGYGFLSEDPDFAEICEAHGITFIGPSPQVMQQLGDKASARALMATAGLPVLPGSTGALSSAAEAKEVAQQVGYPVILKAVAGGGGRGMAVVREPDALMRAFQQTRAHARAVFGDDRLYLERFVEHARHVEVQVLCDRHGNALHLGERDCSVQRRHQKLVEEAPAPNLPEEVREELCAAAVRGAEAVGYVGAGTFEFVLAPSYAFHLMEINCRLQVEHPVTEMVTGIDIVREQLLIAAGQPLTMRQEDVRRRGVAVECRVNAEDPARDFVPAPGRLTEFVPPGGPFVRVDTHAFPGWRVGPDYDSLLAKTVVWAPDREQALARMDRALGEFRVSGEGVTTTLGFLRRTLARPEFRSATHTTGLIGS
- a CDS encoding right-handed parallel beta-helix repeat-containing protein, whose translation is MQIRHVRYLAPFAVLFVLESGAAWASPAGTQHTVHPGESIQAAVNAAKPGDTITIMAGTYRESIDIAVSDLTLRGVGEETVISPTYGTAETAEAACAKAGNGICVTGTAQKPVTDVTIRSLTVQGFAKSGIATNHTDRTTIRRVLARNNGHHGISQERSTRAELRDNEARDNGESGIFLANMSNAEGAAIDTKGTVVRGNQLTGNRIGVTVRRLRQLSVESNHVSDNCGGIFLVGDESKPRAGALTVRRNDVYKNNRYCPPNTRLEHIQGTGILLTGVEDSVVTENWVVSHSGNSPMSGGIVLFGSKVGTPNANNVVNRNDVLDNRPSDLHDQDKGPGNAFSRNTCAVSLPAGRC
- a CDS encoding aminotransferase class I/II-fold pyridoxal phosphate-dependent enzyme — its product is MEPDPSGPGTDAGLPVLADLAAAFASAAGATAPEPLGGGAELREAASGYWARRGIAADPEHVVAAPGGRPLLLALLAAAGGDVLLGRPCASWYEPLARLAGRPAYHSAVPAECGGVPDPFALLETVRRVRAEGGAPRVLVLAVADDPTGTVAPPELLHEVCEAAAGEGLLIVSDETWRDTVHDPHDTVVVGPAEMLPERVVVLNDLAGALTPPGWPVALARFPATARGAELRAGTLATLDALGARLSAPVAAGAGLALAEPPAVRARTAAAARAFGAVAGAAYRALTDAGVLCRPPRAGTRLYADFVELGEALEARGVTDSVELERHLGRRLGRPVPGGHRFGDPPPALRARLSVLPLLGVTDEQRQRALDAPDPLRLPHVADALRDFAAVFAELSGSERGAGE